Below is a genomic region from Henckelia pumila isolate YLH828 chromosome 3, ASM3356847v2, whole genome shotgun sequence.
TTTTGTTCGATAAAAATTTTTCCAAACAACTTATAACTAGCTGTAAAAAACGAGGGTtaccatatttttttttaaaaaaaaattattttaatataatatccttcattcattaaatattaaatattattttaaaaaaatttcaaataacataatttttctgaattaaattattaaaatagttttattttttaatataagtttattctaaaactattttcgtatatATATAACTCATTACATTATCTTAATCAATGTTTTCATAATCGGATCAtcggtgatcgaaccggtctacCTTAAAAAAATGGTCAAACCGGTCGGACTTTTTTAATCGAACAGTCGAACCGGAAaaatcttttatataatataatataatatcttttaaattttaaaaacctaaaaaatatatataaatagacaaaaatatatttatcatagtttaaaaaaattataataatactaaaataatatttttaacaaagtACAAATTctaaataatcatgtatatataataaaatattaatttaagattttaaaattaaaaaaataattttaaaaaaattaaaaaaattcgaaaaaccgATTTTTGGACGATTCTTGAGACCGTTTCTTGGCCGGTCTTGACCGATTCTTAACCGGTTTAACTGTTAAACTAATTTTTTAGGGTGTTTTGGACCGAACTAGTGACCGGTTCCCGATTAAACCGATCAATCCGGTCCGATTTTGAGAACATTGATCTTAATAGCATTCATTATACACTTCTTGATAATTTTGACGAATGTTAATACAAtagcaaaaatatcaaatctttaagtttttttaaaataaatttactcAAAAACTTTACcgtttataaattattttaaaaaattttcaccaTTCATAAGTTGAGTAGAATTTGAATCAAACAAAAAACATGGAATCAACTAATAACTCGTCATTCACATTAACCATCCTTAAGATGAGCGTCTGGTCAGCCCGTTCCACATCTATTGGGTAAGTTTCAACGGATTTGGTGGAAGGTGGGTTTGGTAACCAACTCAACAAAGATTAACGAATCCCATAAATCATTCGATTTATGACTTTTGGTTTTGGGGGCCATTTCCATTCCTATGTAATGCGTTGCGAAGCTTCTTTGATATTTTGAATCTTTGATTAAGTCTCAGTCTTTGGGTCGTTCGAGTCAATTCAAATGGCTCCGGACGGCGGCTGCAGCCGTGTCCGCCACCGTCTATCCAAACCGTAAACTCTCATTCATTCTCTTCATTGactggttttttttatttaaatttaaataatcaaaatataataaatttactGTCTCTACGATCCATCGTCATTAACAAGATTACCCAATCACCAAACCTACCAAATCTCATGCAGTACAATTACACATAATCACGCTGGTGTTGGTGTAGTACAACCATTTCCTTTTTCAATCCTTTGCCTTCAACGTTCTAATTCCTACGCCCCCACACACAGATTTGTCATTCTCCGAGCTTTCTGCAAATATATAAAGCttattctttttctttttttttttcaattgaaAACACGCATAGTCGCATTTTTTTTATCTTCCTCCCTCGGCGTCTTAAGGGTTTTTTTTATGGCGCGGAGCATGACCGGCCTGCAGCTGACGGCGGCTGCCGGGGCGGATTCGGCCGATGAGGAGGAAGGGTTGCTCAGCTCATATGACCGGCGTAATCCATCTAATCTGCGTAGGATTCAGGTCAACGTCACGGGTATGACTTGTGCCGCGTGCTCCAACTCCGTTGAATCGGCTCTCAACGGCCTCAACGGGGTTGTCAAAGCATCAGTGGCCTTGCTTCAAAACAAAGCTGAGGTTACCTTCGATCCTGCCTTGGTCCAGGTCTGCTCAGCTCTCTCTCCCTCCGTCGTTCACATAATCGTCTTTTAAGTGTTTGATCAGTTGAATGCATGTGCACGGATTGACATTCCTGTGTGTTACTAGCTCGAAAGCAATGACTTTCGTTTTATTGCTGAAAATCGTTTGGGGTTGTGTGGGATTTTGAAACTCTTGATGGATTGGCGGGATTAGATCAGTTGAATGCATCATTAATATCTCCCTATTATTGGGCAATAAGTTGCGTTGACTTGATTTCCTTGTGGTATGTTTATTGATCAGAATCTGCCTACTCTTTTTACGTTCCTGGGCTGGATTGAATTGGTTAATTTGGCAAGATTGCTCACAATGACAGTGTTATATTGTGGAATGTGCGATTATAATGCTGCAATGAATGTTGTTCGGACTGCTGGAGTTTATGTTTGGACTGGAAAAACATTATTTTGAGCTGATAAACTCCATTAATTGGCTTTGATATTTTGCAATTGAGATTCAAGCTGTAAGCATGTAGATTATCACTCTTTGTTGTTCAATTGGATCCAAGAACACTGCAGTCTTTGTCTGAACGTAGTTACTTGCCCCCTAATTTTCCTGCATATGAATAAACTACACAATCCATTCAAAACTGCTAAAGTGAGACACACGTTATCATTTCAGTGCTTATCTCCCTTTTCCATTTCTGCACTACCTTGAATTATGTGATCAGTGGCAACCTCTCTTAGCTTATTTAATATTTGCTGTATGAAAGGTTGaagtatttatattattttggtcCTGCCAGACAGCCAGTTATGTGATccttttaatgttttatccttTTTTGGGTGAAATTGTTGAATTGTGGCGATTAACGTGCATCCTTCTTCCTTTGCAGTAATTTTACACTTCAAGAACCATAATTATTCCTCTCAAttgatgatgttgattgaaCTGTGAGTTGTTCCATATCTTGTTTCAGGATTATGATATTGCAAATGCAATAGAAGATGCTGGATTTGAGGCAGAAATCATAACTGAACCCAGTGTATCTAGTTCTAAACCACGTGGGATGTTAATAGGCCAGTTTACAATAGGGGGCATGACATGTGCAGCATGTGTAAATTCTGTGGAAGGGATTCTGAACAAGCTACCAGGTGTTGCGAAGGCTGTAGTTGCCTTGGCTACATCTTTAGGAGAGGTCGAGTATGACTCAACCGTCATCTGTAAGGAAGATATAATCAATGCTATTGAAGATGCTGGATTTGAAGCTTCATTTGTTCAGAGTAACGAGCAGGATAAACTTGTGCTAGGTGTTACTGGGATTACTAGTGAAATGGATGTCCAGATGTTAGAAGGAGTTCTTGGTAACTTAAATGGTGTGAGACAATTTAATTATGATCGAACAGCAAAAGAATTAGAAATCCATTTTGATACAGAGCTCCTTGGTTCCAGAACTTTAGTTGATGGCATTGAGAGTGGCAGCCATGAAAAATTACAGTTTTTTGTCAAGAACCCATATACCAGAATGACTTCTAAGGATCTGGAAGAATCTTCGAAAATGTTTCGACTTTTCACCGCCAGCTTGTTACTCAGTGTGAGTTACTTCATTCCTGGTTTATTCGCACTTAAAGACCTTGTAAAGTTTCTTTGTTATGCAATGTTATCTGGAAGCAATTTCACACTCCAAACTGATTAGATTATCACATTTGatatattgatttttgaaacttgaccttataattttttaattttttttattgttttcaatgaacacttttttttctttgttaaCTCCTGCTAAATTTTTATCAGGTTCCCGTCATTTTTATGCGAATAGTCTGCCCTCATATACCTCTTTTATATTCTTTACTACTTTGGCGTTGTGGTCCTTTCCGAATGGGTGATTGGCTGAAATGGGGTTTGGTCACCGTTGTGCAATTTGTTATTGGCAAGCGTTTCTATGTAGCTGCTGGGAGAGCACTCAGAAATGGTTCAACAAACATGGATGTCCTGGTTGCGTTGGGAACTTCAGcttcatatttttattctgtATGTGCGTTATTGTATGGTGCAATAACTGGGTTTTGGTCTCCAACATACTTTGAAACGAGTGCAATGCTTATAACATTTGTACTTTTTGGTAAGTACTTGGAAACTCTTGCCAAGGGAAAGACATCAGATGCCATCAAAAAGCTTGTGGAGCTTGCTCCTGCAACTGCTACGCTGCTTATCAAAGACAAAGGTTTGCCTTTCTTACTTAATTGTACAAGAACTTGTTTCGATACCTTGAAATGGACTGATATTTTGGCAGACAAGGTTGTACTGAATATATCGTTAGCATTGCAGTTGGCAAAGTAGCGGGGGAAAGAGAAATTGATGCTTTGTTGATTCAGCCTGGGGACGTATTGAAAGTACTTCCAGGAACAAAGATTCCTGCTGATGGTCTGGTTGTATGGGGTTCAAGTTATGTAAATGAGAGTATGGTCACCGGTGAATCTGCTCCTGTTCTAAAGGAGGCCAGTTTGTCAGTTATCGGAGGTACGATAAACTTGCATGGTTTGCTTCACATACAGGCCAACAAAGTCGGATCAAACACAGTCCTAAGCCAAATTATATCCCTGGTTGAGACCGCGCAGATGTCTAAAGCTCCCATTCAGAAGTTCGCAGACTTTGTGAGTATTTTTAGTTTGATAGTGCGTTAAATTGAAGATAGCATAGTATTAAGAAATCCGGAACGGTTTTTGCATATTATTTTGTGAACAAAATTTTGTATGATGGAACTTTTTTGGGTCCATTTGTTGCTATATATCTCTTGTTGTTTTTCTGAAATTTATCCATCCCGGAGATATTTCAAGAAGATGAAATCGTTTATTTTGGCTGTTTTTCTTTTATACAGATCGCAAGCATTTTTGTCCCTGCAGTAGTAACTCTGGCATCATTCACATTGCTAGGATGGTAAGGTCACTATATTGCGTGTTGATTAATTTCCACAAGCTATACTACCTCTTTTTGGGAATGATTGCCTTGTGGTCAGAGAAGACAAAGAACCAGTTTAAAAAATTACTCCTAAATTTGAATCTTTGAACTTTGCATTGTAGGAAGGTGGTTTAATTTGTGTACAGTAGAGTGGCAATAATCTTTGTTGTTAATTTTACTCTTTATACTGCTTGTAGGTATCTTGCTGGAATTCTTGGAGCTTACCCCAAGGAGTGGTTGCCAGAAAATGGCAACTATTTTGTTTTTTCCCTTATGTTTGCGATATCTGTAGTTGTAATCGCATGCCCATGTGCACTGGGGTTAGCCACACCAACTGCTGTCATGGTCGCAACAGGGGTTGGAGCTAACAATGGAGTTCTTATAAAAGGAGGAGATGCATTGGAGAGGGCACAAAAGATCAAATATGTCATATTCGATAAGACAGGAACCTTAACCCAGGGTAAAGCCACAGTCACCACTGCAAAAGTTTTTTCTGGCATGGATCGTGGTGAATTCCTTGCATTAGTAGCTTCCGCAGAGGTATTAAAATACTTGCTGTTGGAATTTAAgttgtgtttgattatttggTTACCTGGTTTTTGGTTTTGCCATTCATACAGAATATTGAAGCTGCTGATTGGTGATAACTGTTGATACTTTATTTAGTACCTAGTGCCACTAACAGCTTTTGGATATAGGCTGAAAATTGTATCAATTCTTATTGATATCGAGTAATGAATTCCTCCATGGGAGATGTAGTTGATTGATCTCAATGAATGTTCCTTTGGTGCAGGCTAGCAGTGAACACCCATTGGCGAAAGCGATACTTGAATATGCTCGCCATTttcatgaatttgatgaacCTATTACTACAAAGAATGCTCAAACCCCTAGGTTGGAGTCTAAGTCCTTTGGATGGCTTCATGAGGCATCTGATTTTTCTGCTTTGCCTGGACAAGGTGTGCAGTGCATTATTGGTGGGAAAAAGATTTTGGTGAGTTTTTTTAATGACAACATATGTTTAACCTAATGAAGAGAGAAAGGATTAGACTGCTCGGAGAGCATAACTTGACCTGTGTTAATCAAATCTTGTATCCTTTGAACAGGTTGGAAACCGGAAGCTGATGACTGAAAACTGGATAACCATCCCAGGACACGTGGAAAATTTTGTGGTGGAGTTGGAAGAAAGTGCCAAAACCGGAATACTTGTGGCCTACGATAATGATCTAATTGGAGTTCTTGGGGTAGCAGATCCACTCAAGCGGGAAGCTGCTGTTGTTGTAGAGGGCCTCATGAAAATGGGCGTCAATCCGGTCATGGTTACTGGTGATAATTGGAGAACGGCTAGAGCTGTTGCAAAGGAGGTTGACATCATAGCTTTGCTTTTTTTTCCTTTCCGCTGCTGTCGAGGCCTTACTTTACCCTGTTTGCAATTTATGAATGCAGTAAGCTTCATTTCCCTCTCTAATTTATCCATTCCGATGCAGGTTGGCATTACAGATGTGAGGGCAGAGGTGATGCCTGCAGGAAAAGCAGATGTGATTTGCTCACTGCAGAAAGGTGGAAGTGTAGTGGCAATGGTGGGGGATGGCATTAATGATTCTCCTGCCTTGGCAGCAGCAGATGTAGGTATGGCAATTGGGGCCGGAACAGACATCGCAATAGAGGCAGCTGACTATGTGCTAATGAGAAGCAGTTTAGAAGATGTGATCACTGCTATTGATCTTTCAAGGAAGACTTTCTCCCGGATCAGATTGAATTATTTCTTCGCAATGGCATATAATGTCATTGCCATCCCTGTTGCCGCTGGGGTTTTATTTCCTTGGTTAAAACTCACGTTGCCGCCTTGGGTAGCTGGTGCGTGCATGGCCTTTTCATCTGTAAGTGTTGTATGCTCTTCTTTACTTCTTAGAAGATACAAAAAACCAAGACTTACGACTATACTGGAGATCACTATAGAGTAGAAATTAGGATGATTGAATGTATGTTAGGTATTAGCTTGTTACCCAGTTTTGCACATATgtatcacatatatatatatatatccatccTTTTGCCTTTTTGACCCTCTCCCCTTTTTCGTTCTTTCCATTGTATTCTTTCTTCCACTGGTATGATGAAATGTAAATGGAGCCCTCCCACATTTTTTCCGGAAGTTTGTTCTCACTCTTTCAACTTGGGTGTATTGATTGTTGTTGTTTAAGGTATGAATGAACTTGTATACATGTTTGGGTGGTGGTGGTGATTTCCATTCTGGTTTTCATTAACCATGGTCTTGTATTCTGTTATATTTTTGTCGACCAATAAACGGATAATTTGCATCTACTTCCTCTACTTTTTACGTGTTTGACGCTTTCTTTAATatgttacaattttttttaatgaagtgAGAACTCGCGACCGTTATGTTTTGGTATGTATTGGGTAAACACCCGAACTAATGTAATAGCTTGCACACCACGCTTGTCAGGTAAACCGCACTAGGCAAATCTTGTGCGACAGGCCAGTCCAAGAACGTGTTGGTAGAGAGAATCAAACTTTTGGTCAAACGAACTTTTGTTGGCTAAACGTTCATTTATTTCATCAACTTGAACACTTCTTAAGAACAATATGTTATAACTTTATATTCTGATAAACGTGGTACTTGTGCATATTAAGTACAAGCAGGTGAATGTGAATAACCCAGCAATAAACTATCATTCCATAAGTCCCAAATGCTCAAGTTTtttgcttcttttttttttttttattgttgaaaACTCGATTCTCTGCGCTATtatgaatttgaaatttaagTGATTGAAAACTCGATTGAAAACAGAAGTGATTGAAAACTCGATTCTCAGCGTTATTATGAATTTGAAATCCAAGTGGTATGGAATTTtgaattatattatgatatgACTTTGATGCGGTGAGATTTTAACTAATAATATGGTCTCATTAATTAGATAAATAACATAAGAAGACTGATATTAGTAATCCATGGAgaaattaaaagaattttagTGCTATTCAAATTATTTCTTGTTTATAAAATGCTCTGCATGAAAGATACATTCTGTTACTATAAAAAactttattttatgagatataTATAGATTAATTTAGACGAATCTTATGCTACAAGAATAGTtgtttttcaaagtttattgtttttttttttgaaaccagTCAAAGTTTATTGTTAAAACTAACACTTATGTCATAGGCTCATAGCCTCCGAGTGCAATGCTTgacaaattattttttaaagatttaTTTTGATCAGTTAAATTTCAAAACACGTCAAAGATATCAATTTTTTGTACGTCACAAAATATCGGCCAAATCGGATGAATGattcatatttaataatattcttGTACTTTTGGGTCCACGATATGTGCTTACGTAAGTTATaatttcgttttgtttcaaaaaaaaaaaagaaaaagttaTAATTTCGTTGAGAATTTTGTGTAAAGTGTAATTGTATGTAATTATTTCTTTTGCATCGAATTAAAACCTGTATTTTGTTATCTTCCTAATCTATCTATTAgacatcattttttattttaccaaAATTATACTTATGTGATATAGATATtacacttttatttttttaaaaaaacaaattttaacatttcaaattACAGTTTAGTTCATCGATAATTTTTACAACTATGATAGTTTAGTTCATCAAATTGATtgcaaaaatattatacaagaCGTGCATCAATACATTAGTATTTTATATTTGAGATAGACCGGAAGATAGTTATAACT
It encodes:
- the LOC140887585 gene encoding copper-transporting ATPase RAN1, which produces MARSMTGLQLTAAAGADSADEEEGLLSSYDRRNPSNLRRIQVNVTGMTCAACSNSVESALNGLNGVVKASVALLQNKAEVTFDPALVQDYDIANAIEDAGFEAEIITEPSVSSSKPRGMLIGQFTIGGMTCAACVNSVEGILNKLPGVAKAVVALATSLGEVEYDSTVICKEDIINAIEDAGFEASFVQSNEQDKLVLGVTGITSEMDVQMLEGVLGNLNGVRQFNYDRTAKELEIHFDTELLGSRTLVDGIESGSHEKLQFFVKNPYTRMTSKDLEESSKMFRLFTASLLLSVPVIFMRIVCPHIPLLYSLLLWRCGPFRMGDWLKWGLVTVVQFVIGKRFYVAAGRALRNGSTNMDVLVALGTSASYFYSVCALLYGAITGFWSPTYFETSAMLITFVLFGKYLETLAKGKTSDAIKKLVELAPATATLLIKDKVGKVAGEREIDALLIQPGDVLKVLPGTKIPADGLVVWGSSYVNESMVTGESAPVLKEASLSVIGGTINLHGLLHIQANKVGSNTVLSQIISLVETAQMSKAPIQKFADFIASIFVPAVVTLASFTLLGWYLAGILGAYPKEWLPENGNYFVFSLMFAISVVVIACPCALGLATPTAVMVATGVGANNGVLIKGGDALERAQKIKYVIFDKTGTLTQGKATVTTAKVFSGMDRGEFLALVASAEASSEHPLAKAILEYARHFHEFDEPITTKNAQTPRLESKSFGWLHEASDFSALPGQGVQCIIGGKKILVGNRKLMTENWITIPGHVENFVVELEESAKTGILVAYDNDLIGVLGVADPLKREAAVVVEGLMKMGVNPVMVTGDNWRTARAVAKEVGITDVRAEVMPAGKADVICSLQKGGSVVAMVGDGINDSPALAAADVGMAIGAGTDIAIEAADYVLMRSSLEDVITAIDLSRKTFSRIRLNYFFAMAYNVIAIPVAAGVLFPWLKLTLPPWVAGACMAFSSVSVVCSSLLLRRYKKPRLTTILEITIE